In Glycine max cultivar Williams 82 chromosome 7, Glycine_max_v4.0, whole genome shotgun sequence, a single window of DNA contains:
- the LOC100816860 gene encoding YTH domain-containing protein ECT4 isoform X1: protein MAATQPTQGPDRTTEEIPAEPDNLKEQGTAIIGHSRETTSQSGSLGSSGDCPLYPPNVYAPQAQAFYYRGFDNGNGEWDEYSSYVNSEGLDIGSPGVYNENPSLIFHSGYGFNPQMPYGPYSPVTTPLPSVGGDTQLYSPQQFPYTGPPYYHQLVPPSLPYLNSPTPVSQPELTSLVGIDQQVDNMFFGPRAGYPSVGSFGRGNFPVAPGSFGFHESQQGFEGSRSGGIWSDCSKPSERQRSLMPLSPSVSPQPMGSLGSFGPSVGMASHQQQSLYGFGSASNSYGRGYLPNQGSSFGGTSISNLNDRRFASLENSRRQGRPTASLCNCNGTLDILSEQNRGPRASKLKNQISAESNSVDGSKNSGSTAKFQNESLNWSDFATDYKDAKFFVIKSYSEDNVHKSIKYGVWASTPNGNRKLDAAYLQAMEKQDACPIFLFFSVNASAQFCGVAEMVGPVNFDKSVDFWQQDKWSGQFPVKWHIIKDVPNSQFRHIVLENNDNKPVTNSRDTQEVKLTQGVEMLTIFKNYETDVSILDDFDFYEDRQKAMQERKARQQSSMVATGLVGENEHRSSANTTGDFMKQMSKSFALVVRLDENNKEVVVADRDSLVSHGHGPIGNVVKPDDGQSVTASSTQTS from the exons ATGGCGGCAACCCAACCAACGCAGGGTCCGGATCGTACCACCG AAGAGATACCAGCCGAACCAGATAACTTGAAGGAGCAG GGTACGGCAATTATAGGTCATTCAAGGGAGACCACAAGTCAATCAGGATCTTTAGGTTCAAGTGGAGATTGTCCTCTGTATCCTCCTAATGTGTATGCTCCCCAAGCCCAGGCTTTCTACTATAGAG GTTTTGACAACGGCAATGGTGAATGGGATGAATATTCTTCATATGTCAATTCTGAGGGATTAGACATTGGATCTCCT ggTGTTTACAATGAAAACCCATCTCTTATTTTCCATTCTGGTTATGGCTTCAACCCTCAAATGCCTTATGGACCATATTCCCCAGTTACCACACCTTTGCCTTCTGTAGGTGGAGACACACAGTTATACTCCCCTCAGCAATTTCCATACACTGGGCCACCTTATTATCATCAGCTGGTTCCTCCTAGCTTACCATATCTTAATTCACCTACTCCAGTTTCACAGCCAGAGCTCACCAGCCTGGTAGGTATTGACCAACAAGTTGATAACATGTTTTTTGGACCAAGAGCGGGCTATCCGTCAGTGGGATCTTTTGGTAGAGGCAACTTTCCTGTAGCACCTGGTTCCTTTGGCTTTCATGAATCCCAACAAGGATTTGAAGGATCAAGATCTGGTGGAATCTGGTCAGACTGCTCAAAACCATCTGAAAGACAGAGATCTTTGATGCCTCTATCGCCATCTGTTTCTCCACAGCCAATGGGCTCACTTGGGTCATTTGGGCCGAGTGTTGGAATG GCTTCTCATCAACAGCAATCATTGTATGGGTTTGGATCTGCTTCAAACTCCTATGGTAGAGGCTACCTGCCGAACCAGGGCTCTAGCTTTGGAGGCACTTCTATTTCCAATCTTAATGATAGGAGGTTTGCTTCTCTTGAAAATAGCAGGCGGCAAGGGAGGCCAACTGCTTCTCTTTGCAATTGTAATGGTACTCTTGATATCCTTAGTGAGCAGAACCGAGGACCAAGGGCCTCGAAgttgaaaaatcaaatttcagcTGAAAGTAATTCTGTGGATGGCAGTAAAAATAGTGGATCTACTGCTAAGTTCCAAAATGAATCACTCAATTGGTCAGATTTTGCCACAGATTACAAGGATGCCAAATTTTTTGTCATCAAATCTTACAGTGAAGATAATGTTCACAAGAGCATTAAATATGGTGTCTGGGCTAGTACACCAAATGGAAACAGAAAGTTAGATGCTGCATATCTCCAAGCAATGGAGAAGCAAGATGCCTGtcctatatttctttttttttcg GTAAATGCTAGTGCTCAGTTCTGTGGGGTAGCTGAAATGGTTGGACCTGTCAATTTTGACAAGAGTGTGGACTTTTGGCAGCAAGACAAGTGGAGTGGGCAGTTTCCCGTGAAGTGGCACATAATTAAAGATGTTCCAAACAGTCAGTTTCGTCACATTGTTCTTGAAAATAATGATAACAAGCCTGTGACCAACAGTCGAGATACTCAGGAG GTGAAGTTGACACAGGGGGTTGAAATGTTGaccatttttaaaaactatgaaACTGATGTGTCCATCCTGGATGATTTTGATTTCTATGAAGACCGGCAGAAGGCTATGCAAGAACGGAAGGCAAGGCAGCAAAGCAGCATGGTGGCTACTGGATTGGTTGGAGAAAATGAACATCGGAGTTCTGCTAACACTACCGGTGATTTCATGAAGCAGATGTCGAAGAGCTTTGCTCTAGTTGTCCGCTTAGATGAGAATAACAAGGAAGTTGTTGTTGCAGATAGAGATAGTTTAGTCTCTCATGGTCATGGCCCCATTGGTAATGTAGTTAAACCTGATGATGGTCAATCAGTGACTGCCTCTTCAACTCAAACCAGTTAG
- the LOC100816860 gene encoding YTH domain-containing protein ECT4 isoform X2, which produces MAATQPTQGPDRTTEIPAEPDNLKEQGTAIIGHSRETTSQSGSLGSSGDCPLYPPNVYAPQAQAFYYRGFDNGNGEWDEYSSYVNSEGLDIGSPGVYNENPSLIFHSGYGFNPQMPYGPYSPVTTPLPSVGGDTQLYSPQQFPYTGPPYYHQLVPPSLPYLNSPTPVSQPELTSLVGIDQQVDNMFFGPRAGYPSVGSFGRGNFPVAPGSFGFHESQQGFEGSRSGGIWSDCSKPSERQRSLMPLSPSVSPQPMGSLGSFGPSVGMASHQQQSLYGFGSASNSYGRGYLPNQGSSFGGTSISNLNDRRFASLENSRRQGRPTASLCNCNGTLDILSEQNRGPRASKLKNQISAESNSVDGSKNSGSTAKFQNESLNWSDFATDYKDAKFFVIKSYSEDNVHKSIKYGVWASTPNGNRKLDAAYLQAMEKQDACPIFLFFSVNASAQFCGVAEMVGPVNFDKSVDFWQQDKWSGQFPVKWHIIKDVPNSQFRHIVLENNDNKPVTNSRDTQEVKLTQGVEMLTIFKNYETDVSILDDFDFYEDRQKAMQERKARQQSSMVATGLVGENEHRSSANTTGDFMKQMSKSFALVVRLDENNKEVVVADRDSLVSHGHGPIGNVVKPDDGQSVTASSTQTS; this is translated from the exons ATGGCGGCAACCCAACCAACGCAGGGTCCGGATCGTACCACCG AGATACCAGCCGAACCAGATAACTTGAAGGAGCAG GGTACGGCAATTATAGGTCATTCAAGGGAGACCACAAGTCAATCAGGATCTTTAGGTTCAAGTGGAGATTGTCCTCTGTATCCTCCTAATGTGTATGCTCCCCAAGCCCAGGCTTTCTACTATAGAG GTTTTGACAACGGCAATGGTGAATGGGATGAATATTCTTCATATGTCAATTCTGAGGGATTAGACATTGGATCTCCT ggTGTTTACAATGAAAACCCATCTCTTATTTTCCATTCTGGTTATGGCTTCAACCCTCAAATGCCTTATGGACCATATTCCCCAGTTACCACACCTTTGCCTTCTGTAGGTGGAGACACACAGTTATACTCCCCTCAGCAATTTCCATACACTGGGCCACCTTATTATCATCAGCTGGTTCCTCCTAGCTTACCATATCTTAATTCACCTACTCCAGTTTCACAGCCAGAGCTCACCAGCCTGGTAGGTATTGACCAACAAGTTGATAACATGTTTTTTGGACCAAGAGCGGGCTATCCGTCAGTGGGATCTTTTGGTAGAGGCAACTTTCCTGTAGCACCTGGTTCCTTTGGCTTTCATGAATCCCAACAAGGATTTGAAGGATCAAGATCTGGTGGAATCTGGTCAGACTGCTCAAAACCATCTGAAAGACAGAGATCTTTGATGCCTCTATCGCCATCTGTTTCTCCACAGCCAATGGGCTCACTTGGGTCATTTGGGCCGAGTGTTGGAATG GCTTCTCATCAACAGCAATCATTGTATGGGTTTGGATCTGCTTCAAACTCCTATGGTAGAGGCTACCTGCCGAACCAGGGCTCTAGCTTTGGAGGCACTTCTATTTCCAATCTTAATGATAGGAGGTTTGCTTCTCTTGAAAATAGCAGGCGGCAAGGGAGGCCAACTGCTTCTCTTTGCAATTGTAATGGTACTCTTGATATCCTTAGTGAGCAGAACCGAGGACCAAGGGCCTCGAAgttgaaaaatcaaatttcagcTGAAAGTAATTCTGTGGATGGCAGTAAAAATAGTGGATCTACTGCTAAGTTCCAAAATGAATCACTCAATTGGTCAGATTTTGCCACAGATTACAAGGATGCCAAATTTTTTGTCATCAAATCTTACAGTGAAGATAATGTTCACAAGAGCATTAAATATGGTGTCTGGGCTAGTACACCAAATGGAAACAGAAAGTTAGATGCTGCATATCTCCAAGCAATGGAGAAGCAAGATGCCTGtcctatatttctttttttttcg GTAAATGCTAGTGCTCAGTTCTGTGGGGTAGCTGAAATGGTTGGACCTGTCAATTTTGACAAGAGTGTGGACTTTTGGCAGCAAGACAAGTGGAGTGGGCAGTTTCCCGTGAAGTGGCACATAATTAAAGATGTTCCAAACAGTCAGTTTCGTCACATTGTTCTTGAAAATAATGATAACAAGCCTGTGACCAACAGTCGAGATACTCAGGAG GTGAAGTTGACACAGGGGGTTGAAATGTTGaccatttttaaaaactatgaaACTGATGTGTCCATCCTGGATGATTTTGATTTCTATGAAGACCGGCAGAAGGCTATGCAAGAACGGAAGGCAAGGCAGCAAAGCAGCATGGTGGCTACTGGATTGGTTGGAGAAAATGAACATCGGAGTTCTGCTAACACTACCGGTGATTTCATGAAGCAGATGTCGAAGAGCTTTGCTCTAGTTGTCCGCTTAGATGAGAATAACAAGGAAGTTGTTGTTGCAGATAGAGATAGTTTAGTCTCTCATGGTCATGGCCCCATTGGTAATGTAGTTAAACCTGATGATGGTCAATCAGTGACTGCCTCTTCAACTCAAACCAGTTAG
- the LOC100816860 gene encoding YTH domain-containing protein ECT4 isoform X3 gives MHAEEIPAEPDNLKEQGTAIIGHSRETTSQSGSLGSSGDCPLYPPNVYAPQAQAFYYRGFDNGNGEWDEYSSYVNSEGLDIGSPGVYNENPSLIFHSGYGFNPQMPYGPYSPVTTPLPSVGGDTQLYSPQQFPYTGPPYYHQLVPPSLPYLNSPTPVSQPELTSLVGIDQQVDNMFFGPRAGYPSVGSFGRGNFPVAPGSFGFHESQQGFEGSRSGGIWSDCSKPSERQRSLMPLSPSVSPQPMGSLGSFGPSVGMASHQQQSLYGFGSASNSYGRGYLPNQGSSFGGTSISNLNDRRFASLENSRRQGRPTASLCNCNGTLDILSEQNRGPRASKLKNQISAESNSVDGSKNSGSTAKFQNESLNWSDFATDYKDAKFFVIKSYSEDNVHKSIKYGVWASTPNGNRKLDAAYLQAMEKQDACPIFLFFSVNASAQFCGVAEMVGPVNFDKSVDFWQQDKWSGQFPVKWHIIKDVPNSQFRHIVLENNDNKPVTNSRDTQEVKLTQGVEMLTIFKNYETDVSILDDFDFYEDRQKAMQERKARQQSSMVATGLVGENEHRSSANTTGDFMKQMSKSFALVVRLDENNKEVVVADRDSLVSHGHGPIGNVVKPDDGQSVTASSTQTS, from the exons ATGCATGCAGAAGAGATACCAGCCGAACCAGATAACTTGAAGGAGCAG GGTACGGCAATTATAGGTCATTCAAGGGAGACCACAAGTCAATCAGGATCTTTAGGTTCAAGTGGAGATTGTCCTCTGTATCCTCCTAATGTGTATGCTCCCCAAGCCCAGGCTTTCTACTATAGAG GTTTTGACAACGGCAATGGTGAATGGGATGAATATTCTTCATATGTCAATTCTGAGGGATTAGACATTGGATCTCCT ggTGTTTACAATGAAAACCCATCTCTTATTTTCCATTCTGGTTATGGCTTCAACCCTCAAATGCCTTATGGACCATATTCCCCAGTTACCACACCTTTGCCTTCTGTAGGTGGAGACACACAGTTATACTCCCCTCAGCAATTTCCATACACTGGGCCACCTTATTATCATCAGCTGGTTCCTCCTAGCTTACCATATCTTAATTCACCTACTCCAGTTTCACAGCCAGAGCTCACCAGCCTGGTAGGTATTGACCAACAAGTTGATAACATGTTTTTTGGACCAAGAGCGGGCTATCCGTCAGTGGGATCTTTTGGTAGAGGCAACTTTCCTGTAGCACCTGGTTCCTTTGGCTTTCATGAATCCCAACAAGGATTTGAAGGATCAAGATCTGGTGGAATCTGGTCAGACTGCTCAAAACCATCTGAAAGACAGAGATCTTTGATGCCTCTATCGCCATCTGTTTCTCCACAGCCAATGGGCTCACTTGGGTCATTTGGGCCGAGTGTTGGAATG GCTTCTCATCAACAGCAATCATTGTATGGGTTTGGATCTGCTTCAAACTCCTATGGTAGAGGCTACCTGCCGAACCAGGGCTCTAGCTTTGGAGGCACTTCTATTTCCAATCTTAATGATAGGAGGTTTGCTTCTCTTGAAAATAGCAGGCGGCAAGGGAGGCCAACTGCTTCTCTTTGCAATTGTAATGGTACTCTTGATATCCTTAGTGAGCAGAACCGAGGACCAAGGGCCTCGAAgttgaaaaatcaaatttcagcTGAAAGTAATTCTGTGGATGGCAGTAAAAATAGTGGATCTACTGCTAAGTTCCAAAATGAATCACTCAATTGGTCAGATTTTGCCACAGATTACAAGGATGCCAAATTTTTTGTCATCAAATCTTACAGTGAAGATAATGTTCACAAGAGCATTAAATATGGTGTCTGGGCTAGTACACCAAATGGAAACAGAAAGTTAGATGCTGCATATCTCCAAGCAATGGAGAAGCAAGATGCCTGtcctatatttctttttttttcg GTAAATGCTAGTGCTCAGTTCTGTGGGGTAGCTGAAATGGTTGGACCTGTCAATTTTGACAAGAGTGTGGACTTTTGGCAGCAAGACAAGTGGAGTGGGCAGTTTCCCGTGAAGTGGCACATAATTAAAGATGTTCCAAACAGTCAGTTTCGTCACATTGTTCTTGAAAATAATGATAACAAGCCTGTGACCAACAGTCGAGATACTCAGGAG GTGAAGTTGACACAGGGGGTTGAAATGTTGaccatttttaaaaactatgaaACTGATGTGTCCATCCTGGATGATTTTGATTTCTATGAAGACCGGCAGAAGGCTATGCAAGAACGGAAGGCAAGGCAGCAAAGCAGCATGGTGGCTACTGGATTGGTTGGAGAAAATGAACATCGGAGTTCTGCTAACACTACCGGTGATTTCATGAAGCAGATGTCGAAGAGCTTTGCTCTAGTTGTCCGCTTAGATGAGAATAACAAGGAAGTTGTTGTTGCAGATAGAGATAGTTTAGTCTCTCATGGTCATGGCCCCATTGGTAATGTAGTTAAACCTGATGATGGTCAATCAGTGACTGCCTCTTCAACTCAAACCAGTTAG
- the LOC102659764 gene encoding uncharacterized protein LOC102659764 (The RefSeq protein has 2 substitutions compared to this genomic sequence), which produces MNTTMMSALNIYGYVVAAVVVFLILLLWQRNRFFFASSPSSPSASLLLSDSINSNSSSRSRTSNFVTDADLKFLMEILDEKLDSDKWEDVLDKRNHHLCYSVKCCKPKNGPLKYLSKTVFNDISSEMLRNFYMDNDYRKQWDKTLVEHNQLQVDKSDGTEVGHTIKKFPLLKPREYVLAWKLWEGSDETFYCFMKECEHPLAPRQRKYVRVEFFRSGWRIREVPGSNACEITMFHQEDAGLNTEMAKLAFRKGIRNYVCKMDNALRRYSVISYHLLSSVSTSVDLMQKVPACLDLISSNISPANATVFHDQVTDESQIRMILRRPSRKLIANGLLLLGGATAICLSRGHSSLGAKVAMAYIITKLSKRGGRSNQSKQS; this is translated from the exons ATGAATACGACGATGATGAGTGCATTAAACATCTATGGCTATGTCGTTGCGGCTGTTGTTGTGTTCCTTATATTATTGCTTTGGCAGCGGAACAGATTTTTCTTCGCTTCATCTCCGTCGTCTCCATCCGCTTCCTTACTGCTTTCCGATTCTATCAATTCAAACTCAAGCTCCAG AAGCAGAACCTCAAATTTTGTGACAGATGcagatttgaaatttttaatggaGATTTTGGATGAGAAGCTCGACAGTGATAAATGGGAGGATGTTCTAGATAAAAGAAACCATCATCTATGCTACAGTGTGAAATGCTGCAAGCCTAAG AATGGTCCCCTGAAATATTTGAGCAAGACTGTGTTCAATGACATTTCATCTGAGATGCTAAGAAACTTCTACATGGACAATGATTACAGAAAGCAGTGGGATAAAACACTGGTTGAGCATAATCAACTGCAGGTAGACAAATCTGATGGTACTGAAGTTGGTCATACAATTAAAAAGTTCCCTCTTTTAAAGCCCAGAGAATATGTGCTAGCTTGGAAGTTGTGGGAGGGGAGTGATGAAACATTTTACTGTTTTATGAAG GAATGCGAGCATCCTTTGGCACCACGACAAAGAAAATATGTACGAGTTGAGTTTTTTAGATCTGGCTGGCGAATAAGAGAAG TACCTGGTAGCAATGCCTGTGAGATCACAATGTTTCATCAAGAAGATGCTGGTTTAAATACGGAGATGGCTAAGCTGGCTTTTCGCAAGGGCATATGGAACTATGTATGCAAGATGGATAATGCACTTAGAAGATACTCTGTTATAAGCTATCATTTATTGAGTTCAGTTAGCACTTCGGTGGATTTAATGCAGAAG GTACCCGCTTGCTTGGACCTTATTTCGAGTAACATCTCTCCAGCAAATGCTACCGTCTTCCATGATCAAGTTACTGATGAATCTCAAATTAGGATGATCCTAAGAAGGCCATCAAGAAAGTTGATAGCCAATGGTTTGTTGCTTCTAGGGGGTGCTACTGCTATATGCCTGTCTCGTGGTCACTCTAGCCTAGGTGCTAAAGTTGCCATGGCATACATCATAACAAAACTTAGTAAGCGTGGGGCTAGATCAAACCAAAGCAAACAAAGTTAA